The following proteins come from a genomic window of Bos mutus isolate GX-2022 chromosome 21, NWIPB_WYAK_1.1, whole genome shotgun sequence:
- the LOC138984413 gene encoding uncharacterized protein isoform X9, with protein MVRGHWSDFCRNFPWAVVSTSVTEDCKNTSHCASGQLCNALSQGEIPSSPQLLFGDHSGDTVSASPGQAPDVAAACVPPVLPGEASWDFCSRQARGILAPQPWIEPASHALEDTGLITGPPGSPINTTLTSSSVWLLP; from the exons ATGGTAAGAGGTCATTGGTCTGACTTCTGCAGAAACTTCCCCTGGGCAGTGGTCTCTACCTCTGTTACAGAAGACTGCAAAAATACCAGCCATTGTGCATCTGGCCAATTATGCAATGCTCTATCACAAGGGGAAATTCCTTCCTCACCCCAGCTG CTGTTCGGTGACCATTCAGGTGACACAGTCAGTGCCTCTCCAGGCCAG GCTCCTGATGTGGCTGCTGCCTGCGTACCCCCTGTACTGCCTGGGGAAGCGAGCTGGGACTTCTGCAGCCGACAG gcacgtggaatcttagctccccagccatggatcgaacctgcttcCCATGCATTGGAAGACACAggcttaatcactggaccaccaggaagtcccatcaATACAACTTTGACATCTTCAAG TGTGTGGCTGTTACCCTGA
- the LOC138984413 gene encoding uncharacterized protein isoform X4 gives MVRGHWSDFCRNFPWAVVSTSVTEDCKNTSHCASGQLCNALSQGEIPSSPQLLFGDHSGDTVSASPGQAPDVAAACVPPVLPGEASWDFCSRQARGILAPQPWIEPASHALEDTGLITGPPGSPINTTLTSSRKRDIWNGNSLILYLPGTTSHLQTLPCLSDSGNISVNFSEMLF, from the exons ATGGTAAGAGGTCATTGGTCTGACTTCTGCAGAAACTTCCCCTGGGCAGTGGTCTCTACCTCTGTTACAGAAGACTGCAAAAATACCAGCCATTGTGCATCTGGCCAATTATGCAATGCTCTATCACAAGGGGAAATTCCTTCCTCACCCCAGCTG CTGTTCGGTGACCATTCAGGTGACACAGTCAGTGCCTCTCCAGGCCAG GCTCCTGATGTGGCTGCTGCCTGCGTACCCCCTGTACTGCCTGGGGAAGCGAGCTGGGACTTCTGCAGCCGACAG gcacgtggaatcttagctccccagccatggatcgaacctgcttcCCATGCATTGGAAGACACAggcttaatcactggaccaccaggaagtcccatcaATACAACTTTGACATCTTCAAG AAAGAGGGACATTTGGAATGGGAACTCCTTGATTCTTTACCTGCCTGGAACGACCTCCCACCTGCAGACCCTACCCTGTCTTTCAGACTCAGGAAACATCAGTGTAAACTTCTCTGAGATGCTTTTTTGA
- the LOC138984413 gene encoding uncharacterized protein isoform X10 gives MVRGHWSDFCRNFPWAVVSTSVTEDCKNTSHCASGQLCNALSQGEIPSSPQLLFGDHSGDTVSASPGQAPDVAAACVPPVLPGEASWDFCSRQARGILAPQPWIEPASHALEDTGLITGPPGSPINTTLTSSSL, from the exons ATGGTAAGAGGTCATTGGTCTGACTTCTGCAGAAACTTCCCCTGGGCAGTGGTCTCTACCTCTGTTACAGAAGACTGCAAAAATACCAGCCATTGTGCATCTGGCCAATTATGCAATGCTCTATCACAAGGGGAAATTCCTTCCTCACCCCAGCTG CTGTTCGGTGACCATTCAGGTGACACAGTCAGTGCCTCTCCAGGCCAG GCTCCTGATGTGGCTGCTGCCTGCGTACCCCCTGTACTGCCTGGGGAAGCGAGCTGGGACTTCTGCAGCCGACAG gcacgtggaatcttagctccccagccatggatcgaacctgcttcCCATGCATTGGAAGACACAggcttaatcactggaccaccaggaagtcccatcaATACAACTTTGACATCTTCAAG